The Caproicibacterium amylolyticum genome includes the window GTCAAGGTCATAAGTTTCTTCAATCTCCTTTATTTCGTTGTTGAGAATTGCAAAATCCTCATAGTAGTTTCTCATACGGAAAGGACGGTGTTTAGCATATTTGGCATCTTGCAATTTTAGTAGTAGGATGTGTTCAAAATGCAGTCCATCCTTTTTAATTACACTGAAAAAAATAATTGGAACACCAATCATACATGCTGCAAATCCGGCAGAAGTTACGTCACCGGTTAGCAAAAACAATGGGATAAAGACAGCCGCAACAACGATAAATGAAATTACAGCACATACAACTTGCCTCACAGTGAAGTTGCCGAAGAGCTTTGGCTCATATGCACTTATGTCATCCGGAATTTGTACAATCAATTGAAACCCTCCTTAAAATGTGTTCAGAATTCGTTTGGAAAGTTTGTCAGTAGATTTTAGTGCAGCGACCAGTACTACAGATAAGCCTATCAATCCCCAGAAACTACCCATTTGTGTGCCGAAATCTGCGAGACTCGCATTGCCCGCACTTGCATAATTTGCTACGGCTCTGGTTGCCACAATGCTATACAGGTATAGGCATATGATCATGAGAAAGCCTTGCAGAAGGAGAGCGAAAAACTGTTTGAAAAAGTTGAAGGCCAGCTGCCGTTCCTGTGTATTTACCAAGAAGGCCATTGGAACAGGTGAAATCACCCATAACAACGCCATTTCAAACAGTCGCCCAATGACGATTACAAAAATAAAGATTCCAATGATGTGTGAAATCAAGGAGATTGTACCTGTTTGTACCCACAATCCAAATTGACGGCCAAAATCAGCTTGATTAACAGAAGCCATTATGGAATCGACAATGGAATTTGTTTGTGCGGGCGTATAATGTAACGCTGCAATCAATTGTTTGAGGTAGCTGTTAATTATTGTTGTGAAGGCTTCCAACAACGAATAAGTATTGGAGATAATTAAAAACGGGATGATATACTTAATGCTGGTAATTGTAATCAGTTCAGCATCAAGATTGCTTCCGTTTTTTTCGTATACCTGAAGTAAGTCAATCGCCAGGCAAAATGCAAGAATTGTAAAAGCCAAAGGAACAATAGCAACAGTACACGCTTGTAATAACGTATGCCAGCGATCTGCACCAAAATATGATGCAGGGGTTTGTGCGATGTTGTCTCCGGAAGTTGAAAGTTGACCATTGATGACAGAATAAAAATCTGTCAAGTTGTCGCGAATAGCATTTTCAAACATCAGAGTCCTCCTTATTTAATACCAGCCATAGACTGTGCAGTCTGAACTTGCTGAATTGCCCACTGCATTAAAAAGAAAGCAATAGCAGCACCAGATGCACCACCAAGAATTTTTTTTATGCCGGTGCTGTTCTGCTGACCATCACCGTACATGTCATAAATGCCCCAAATTGCAATAATTGCACCGAATACGGTCAAGAAGATTTGCAAAATTTTCATAATAACTACAGAATCCATTTAATTTTCCTCCAATTTAATTTCAGTTATATATTTTGTTTGTATGGTTACTTCTTTACTTGGCGGAGAGCGGTAAAATAGATAACCTTGTTTTTGCCCGTCCGCCAATTGGGAGTAGTTTGGATGTGACTTAATATCATATTTTCGGGAATGGAAAGGAGAAAGCCCCTTGATACTTACAATGCATTCATCCATAGACAATTTTGATATTTCAGTTGCATCCAGCAATTTACGGCCAGCACTTTGCTCATTGATACTGTGATTGCCTTTTCCAGACATCCCTGCACCACTGTCGCCGGTACTTTTTGTAGTAATCGTAGTATCGCCAAGCATTTGTTCTGAAACATATTTTGTTGTCGTTTCACCGGTTCCACCGAGAAATAACTTAATTGGACAGTTCGACAAAATTGTGTCGTAGTCTTCTTTGTAGATATGCTTGATTTGTCCAAGATCTTGATACAGAAGTTCCAGACCAACATTATACTTTCTCATGGTGGCCAGTAAGTTTTCCAAATTCGGGAACTTGCCGATATTTGCAATTTCATCGATAATGCAGTGTAGATGTAAAGGAAGTTCGCGGCCAGGTAATGTTTTAGCTACTTTGGCCTGCGTGTTGAAAAGCACACTGAATAAAATTGCAATCATGTAATTGAATGTACGGTCAGTTTCATCCATAACCAAGAACAAGGCGGTCTTTTCCTGACCGATTTTCTCCAATCCAAGTTCATCTTCAGAAAATAAATCTGAATACTCCTGTATATCGAAATGCTGTAAGCGAATATCGACACTGATGAGAATGGATTTTGCTGTTTTTCCAGCTGCCAGTTTAAAGCCCTTGTATTGCTTGCAAGCAAAGCTTTGCGGATTCTGTTCTTCGAGTTTATGGAAAAGGATGTCAACTGCAGAAACAAAGTCTTCGTCTTCATCCTTAACCTCAGAAGCGTGCAGCAACTTCATAACAGATTCAATATTTTGTTCCTCCGGCGGGCACGTTTCAAGTATGTAGTTAATATGGGCTGACAGCCAAAGCCGTTCTGATTTCACCCAAAAGTCTTCCATTGATTGTGGGTTCGATTTATCGCCGGAGGTGTTGAGAATCAGCATTTCGATGAACTTCTGAACATCAACAGGTGTTTTATAATAATGAAATGGATTGAAATGCAGACTGTTGCTGGGACTGATGACATCAAAAACTTTGATCTTATATCCAGCGGCGGCCAGCATTGCGCCTTCACTGTATAAGTGTTCTCCGCTTGGGTCGGTAATCACATAGCTTCCGTTCATTTGCATGATATTAGGCTTAGCATAGAAGCGGGACTTGCCAGCACCAGTGTCACCTAAAACAAGCACATGATCCGCGAGTCTGGTCTTCTTTTGATCTATAGAAATTTGTTCGGTCTGAGACAAAATAATTGTATTTTGAAACTTTTTGTCTCGGAATGGTTTCAAATCTGACCGTTTACTCCAATGTGAAGAACCGTGTTCAATTCCGGCGTATTTTCGATACTTCGCATAAAATGACAGAGTAAGAAATGCAGTCGTACCAATAGTAAGCAGTATGGCAGTCTTATCGGAATAAGATAATATTGACGGATCAAAATTGCGCAGATATTGAAAAAAGAGATAGCTGCATACCAATGTGATACAACTTGGAATTATGAGGGCCATAATACGTTTTGGTTTTTTCATAAGGTAGGCTCACTCTTTTCACGTTTATGGCTTTTGGATTTAACATTTTCTTGAGCACGTGACCGATTAACCTTGAATGCTTCCTTTTGTGCTTCTTGTATTTTCTGCGCGAGGTCACCATGTTCCTGACCGTCCTTCAGAAAATCTTCCATAGCATGGCCTAGTTTACTCATATCTTTTTGCATATACGAAAAAATATAGTGAGACGGATCATTTTTTTCCCGCACCAGAGAGAAGCGCAGACCATATTTTTTAGCATATTGGTCAAAACCGTGCAATTCTTGTTTTGTAACGGCTGTGCACTCGATGCCTGACTGTTCTTTTGAAGAAGATTTAGTCAATTCATTCATTGACTTTTCCCCAGGCGCATATTCTTTTTCTGCTTTATTTTTATGATAATGCTTTTGAATAGCATGAATGATGCCGCGTAGTGTGGCTGCAGTAAGGTGTTCGGTTGCATGGACTGAATAAGATTCTATTTTATCGACTTCTTTTTCCCCAATCATGATAAACATCTCCTTTTTTGGTTGGAGCTTCTGCGTACACACGCTCCATTGTTCGTTTTGCTTCACTGATTTTTTCTAGGTCAGCCTGCAGGCCGTCATATTGTTGCCACAGCTTTTCTAATTGTGCGGAAGCACTGCTGTACAGATTTTGATACTGTTCTTTTGTCGTAGTATCCTTTGGACTAAGCCCCCTTTCACTTAATACAGCGGCAGCAGATTGATAAGCATTGATACTGTCATGATTTTGCTGGCGATACCGGTCTTTCAGCAATGCAGCATCTAAACCATTCATAATAGGTTGATACTTCTGAATGGCATCAAAGCTGTCGGTGACGACCTGCAAATTGTCAATGCGGTTTTCAAGTTCACGCATGGTGGTTTGCAGCTCAGCAGACTGTCCGACAATTTTTGAAATGATAGCAGTGAAGTCTTCGTAATTTTGAATATTGTTTTCCCGCAGCACTCCTTTCGTGCGAAACATGGATTCAATTTGGTGCAGCTTCTGTGAGTAGGAGAGGGACTGTTCTTCTTCTGGCACAGGAATGTAAACGCCGGTTGCAATGCGCTGGCGTATTGCGGATTCTTTGTAGGCGTCCCCAAGCGTGTAGGTACGGATATTGCGCTTCTGTCCATTAGTCCGATGTCGAAAAGCCAGATACTTTCCAGATGCTTTGCAAAAATAATCCTCGCCCATGAGAGCGAGGAATTCGTTATAGTCTTTTGCTTTTTCAATGCAGCGGTCAATATCGTTTTTAATGTAAGTGCGATAGGATGTGGGGTTTATCCAAGTGTACTTATGCCGCCGGTCACGGTTTCGATTTGGCGTAACAATCGAAAGTCCATATTCTTCGCAAAGCTTGTCACTGACTTCTGCCAGCCGCTTCGGTGTAAACTTGTTTTGACGGAAGCGGGTGAGATCATCACCAATAATATTAAAAGTGATATGGTTGTGCATACAGTGTGAATTTATATGAGTTGCAACAACGTATTGATACTTGACCAGACTTCCATTTTTATTTTTGTTTCCGTACTGTTCCAAAAACTTTTCAGCAAGCTCACAACCCAGCGTATGCGCGGTTTGTGCATCTACTTCGTTAGGCTTAAATGACTGGCGCATGGTCATGAGAATATACTTTGAACGGTTGTCCACAATCGTCCGGCCTTTCACATCCTCATAC containing:
- a CDS encoding PrgI family protein, encoding MIVQIPDDISAYEPKLFGNFTVRQVVCAVISFIVVAAVFIPLFLLTGDVTSAGFAACMIGVPIIFFSVIKKDGLHFEHILLLKLQDAKYAKHRPFRMRNYYEDFAILNNEIKEIEETYDLDSK
- a CDS encoding VirB6/TrbL-like conjugal transfer protein, CD1112 family, translated to MFENAIRDNLTDFYSVINGQLSTSGDNIAQTPASYFGADRWHTLLQACTVAIVPLAFTILAFCLAIDLLQVYEKNGSNLDAELITITSIKYIIPFLIISNTYSLLEAFTTIINSYLKQLIAALHYTPAQTNSIVDSIMASVNQADFGRQFGLWVQTGTISLISHIIGIFIFVIVIGRLFEMALLWVISPVPMAFLVNTQERQLAFNFFKQFFALLLQGFLMIICLYLYSIVATRAVANYASAGNASLADFGTQMGSFWGLIGLSVVLVAALKSTDKLSKRILNTF
- a CDS encoding DUF3801 domain-containing protein; this encodes MIGEKEVDKIESYSVHATEHLTAATLRGIIHAIQKHYHKNKAEKEYAPGEKSMNELTKSSSKEQSGIECTAVTKQELHGFDQYAKKYGLRFSLVREKNDPSHYIFSYMQKDMSKLGHAMEDFLKDGQEHGDLAQKIQEAQKEAFKVNRSRAQENVKSKSHKREKSEPTL
- a CDS encoding VirD4-like conjugal transfer protein, CD1115 family codes for the protein MKKPKRIMALIIPSCITLVCSYLFFQYLRNFDPSILSYSDKTAILLTIGTTAFLTLSFYAKYRKYAGIEHGSSHWSKRSDLKPFRDKKFQNTIILSQTEQISIDQKKTRLADHVLVLGDTGAGKSRFYAKPNIMQMNGSYVITDPSGEHLYSEGAMLAAAGYKIKVFDVISPSNSLHFNPFHYYKTPVDVQKFIEMLILNTSGDKSNPQSMEDFWVKSERLWLSAHINYILETCPPEEQNIESVMKLLHASEVKDEDEDFVSAVDILFHKLEEQNPQSFACKQYKGFKLAAGKTAKSILISVDIRLQHFDIQEYSDLFSEDELGLEKIGQEKTALFLVMDETDRTFNYMIAILFSVLFNTQAKVAKTLPGRELPLHLHCIIDEIANIGKFPNLENLLATMRKYNVGLELLYQDLGQIKHIYKEDYDTILSNCPIKLFLGGTGETTTKYVSEQMLGDTTITTKSTGDSGAGMSGKGNHSINEQSAGRKLLDATEISKLSMDECIVSIKGLSPFHSRKYDIKSHPNYSQLADGQKQGYLFYRSPPSKEVTIQTKYITEIKLEEN
- a CDS encoding relaxase/mobilization nuclease domain-containing protein yields the protein MATTYIEGIGIRPGRTAQITIRDSIKYITNPEKTEGGKYVTYQNCESQTAIAEMALLQKQYEDVKGRTIVDNRSKYILMTMRQSFKPNEVDAQTAHTLGCELAEKFLEQYGNKNKNGSLVKYQYVVATHINSHCMHNHITFNIIGDDLTRFRQNKFTPKRLAEVSDKLCEEYGLSIVTPNRNRDRRHKYTWINPTSYRTYIKNDIDRCIEKAKDYNEFLALMGEDYFCKASGKYLAFRHRTNGQKRNIRTYTLGDAYKESAIRQRIATGVYIPVPEEEQSLSYSQKLHQIESMFRTKGVLRENNIQNYEDFTAIISKIVGQSAELQTTMRELENRIDNLQVVTDSFDAIQKYQPIMNGLDAALLKDRYRQQNHDSINAYQSAAAVLSERGLSPKDTTTKEQYQNLYSSASAQLEKLWQQYDGLQADLEKISEAKRTMERVYAEAPTKKGDVYHDWGKRSR